From Paenarthrobacter sp. A20:
ATCTGCGGAGTAGGTCTCGCTGCCAACATTCAAGGACGAATGCAGGGGAGCGCAGGGACCACCAATGGATTGGGTAATGTTCGCCGTGTTGACCACCAGTTGATCGTTGTAGGCGATCACGGCTCCGTAGTGCTCTTTGAACCGGTTGTAGGCGTCGCGGATTTCCTGTTCCTGCACTGCCGGTGATGACCCCATCCGTTCCAAACGGTCCCGGTTTATCCCTGACTCGCGTTTCAAGCGGTCACCATCCTGGTTGAGGACCGTGTCCTTGGCCTCTTGCCCGGCGGTTTCGGACATCACGTTCGTCAGCCGGACCGAGAACTGGGTGACCAGCGGATCGTAGAGGTTCATTGAGTTGTCCAGTATGAGGCGTTCCTTGTCCAAACGGACCACATCTGCGCGCTGGACGCCTGCCGGGCGGGAGAGGGCAAACCACGTGCCGAGTCCTCCAGCCAGAACAGCGATGACAACCACCGCGACGATGATGATAGTACGCCGGGACTTTCTGCGGCCTGGTTGGGCTGCTGCATCCAAAGTCTCTTCCCCCATTTTCTTGAGTCTCCTAGACGTCGTGCTGTAGCCGTTTGACAAAAAGTTTGGTCCGTTCCTGCCGGGGTGCGCGCAGCACCTCGGCAGCGGGACCCCGTTCCACCACCACGCCGCCATCCATGAAGATGACCTCGTCCGCCACGTGCTGGGCGAAAGCAAGTTCATGGGTCACGATCACCATGGTCCAGCCCTCTTCAGCGAGTTCCTTGATGACGCCCAGGACGTCTCCCACCAATTCGGGGTCCAGCGCGGACGTAGGCTCGTCGAACAGGAGCAACTGGGGCTTGAGGGCAAGGGCCCTGACAATGCCCACACGCTGCTGCTGTCCGCCGGAGAGCTCAAAAGGGTATGCGTCGCGCTTGTCGGCAAGGCCAACCCGTTCCAGCAGGCGTTCGGCTTCGGCGATGGCTTCGGCACGCAGCCGCTTCTGGACCTGGACGGGGCCCTCGATAATGTTCTTCAGGACCGTCATGTGCGGGAACAGGTTGTAGTGCTGGAAGACCATGGCGCTCCGGTCCCGCAGTGCGGCGATCTCCTTCTTGCCAACTTTGGCATCGAAGTCGATGGCCAGACCGCCCGCGGCATCACTGTCCCCGAAGGTGACCGTGCCGCCGTCGGGAATTTCAAGGCCGTTGAGCGAGCGCAGGACGGTGGTCTTGCCTGAGCCTGAGGGACCGATCAGGGCTACCACCTGGCCGCGGCGGATATCGATGTCGATGTCCCGCAGCACCACGTTGCTTCCGAACGCCTTGGCGAGGTTCCTTGCTTTCAGGACAGACGTAGCGCTCGGCTCCGGGATGGATTCGTTAGTGGGCGACATAGCGGTCCAATCTCTTTTCCACGGCGGACTGCGCGGTGGAAAGGACCAGGCAGATGACCCAGTAGACCAGGGCTGCCTGCAAGTAGAGGATCAGGAACTCGTTGCTGAACGCCGCAATTTGCTGGGCGTTGCGGAAGAGTTCGGTGACCAGGATCAATGATGCGAGGGACGTGTCCTTCACCAGTGAAATAAAGGTGTTGGACAACGGCGGTACTGACACCCTTGCGGCTTGGGGGAGGATGATGCGGACCAGGGTCTGCGGGCGCGACATGCCGATGGTGTGGCCGGCTTCCCACTGGCCCTTGGGCACGGACAGGATGGCGGCGCGGATGATCTCGGCCGCGTAGCCGCCCACGTTCAGGGAGAACGCGATGATGGCGCTGGGCCAGGGATCCAGCCTGACCCCGATGCTGGGTAGCCCGAAGAAAATCACGAAGAGCTGCACCAGCAGGGGCGTGCCTCGGATGACCGATACGTAGAAGCGCCCCAGGCCCGAGAGAAACCAGTTGGGGCTCAGCCGCAACAGTGCAACCACCAACGCCAAAACCAGCCCGAAGGCGAACGAGGCAAGGGTCAGGGGTATGGTGCCCGTGACGGCGCCGGTAATGATCGGCCCGAAGGAACTCCAGATGAGGTCCCAGTTCATTTATTTGGTGACATCTGCGCCGAAGTACTTATCCGAAATCTTCGCAAGGGTGCCATCGGCCCGGAGATCGGCCAGCGCCTTGTCCACCGCTGCGGTGAGCTCGGTGGACCCCTTGCGGAAGACAAACGCACTCTCGGTCTTCTCCGGCGCTTCCGCCGCGACCTTCAGTCCGGAGTCGGGAGTGTTCTTGGCGTAGTCCAAGTAGGTGAGTTTGT
This genomic window contains:
- a CDS encoding amino acid ABC transporter ATP-binding protein; its protein translation is MSPTNESIPEPSATSVLKARNLAKAFGSNVVLRDIDIDIRRGQVVALIGPSGSGKTTVLRSLNGLEIPDGGTVTFGDSDAAGGLAIDFDAKVGKKEIAALRDRSAMVFQHYNLFPHMTVLKNIIEGPVQVQKRLRAEAIAEAERLLERVGLADKRDAYPFELSGGQQQRVGIVRALALKPQLLLFDEPTSALDPELVGDVLGVIKELAEEGWTMVIVTHELAFAQHVADEVIFMDGGVVVERGPAAEVLRAPRQERTKLFVKRLQHDV
- a CDS encoding amino acid ABC transporter permease, whose product is MNWDLIWSSFGPIITGAVTGTIPLTLASFAFGLVLALVVALLRLSPNWFLSGLGRFYVSVIRGTPLLVQLFVIFFGLPSIGVRLDPWPSAIIAFSLNVGGYAAEIIRAAILSVPKGQWEAGHTIGMSRPQTLVRIILPQAARVSVPPLSNTFISLVKDTSLASLILVTELFRNAQQIAAFSNEFLILYLQAALVYWVICLVLSTAQSAVEKRLDRYVAH